In Amaranthus tricolor cultivar Red isolate AtriRed21 chromosome 3, ASM2621246v1, whole genome shotgun sequence, a single window of DNA contains:
- the LOC130809473 gene encoding uncharacterized protein LOC130809473 encodes MNDKILDFQMIIINSQKSCSRFVVFTAFNRLLGFAFSLMSTFILFSGDSMVVSLMVNASSSSTVKMTRWWSVIACDSVFSSDGELSVFVTSSKTMSLLVVKVMEGLVVSVGVDAIVGELRVFWRSGNGG; translated from the exons ATGAATGATAAAATCCTTgattttcaaatgataattat aaattcacaaaaatcTTGTTCGAGGTTTGTCGTTTTTACTGCCTTCAACCGACTCCTTGGCTTCGCCTTCTCCTTAATGTCAACGTTTATATTATTCTCCGGCGATTCAATGGTGGTATCATTGATGGTGAACGCTTCTTCGTCGTCAACTGTGAAAATGACGCGGTGGTGGTCAGTGATAGCTTGTGACTCTGTTTTCTCTAGTGATGGTGAACTTTCGGTGTTTGTGACCTCATCTAAAACGATGTCGTTGTTAGTGGTGAAGGTGATGGAGGGGCTTGTAGTTTCTGTTGGTGTGGACGCCATTGTTGGAGAGTTGAGAGTGTTTTGGAGGTCTGGAAATGGTGGTTGA